TTCACCGCATCCAACACGAACGGCGAACTATTCGTGGTATCAAATTGATCTTGATAAAAAACCTGGTAACCGCCCGCCGCCAAAACCGTGCCGTCAGGAATGCGATACTTTCCAAAATTCGTCGCGACATCGCTGATAAACCATCCGCCCACGGCGACACTATTGCTCGAAAAATTATATAACTCGATGGCGTCTTCAAATGGCAAGCTGGCGTGCGTCAACACTTCATTGATGAGGACATTTGGAAGCGGTAGAAAATTGGACGCGTCCGGCGTAGGCGTCGAAACAAAACTCACGAGATTGCTCCCACCATCCGGCAAGCGCCCCTGTGAAACTCCCTCTGCTTGAATCCCAAAATCCACTTCATCAATTTGACTCAAATCTTCGTTGTAGAGATGAATCGTTTCACCGTCTTTGTTCAAACTGAAGCCAGTGTGGTTCGGACCGTTACTGGGATGTCCGTCCGCCTGATATTCAACCCAGCCATGACCGCCAATGAAACTCAACGCGGGAACCAAAAATTGCGTCATGTCCGTGATGGACGGATCATCGGTCAAATAAAGTCCGCCCAGCGATACCGGTTGCGCATTCGGATTATAAAGTTCAAACCAATCGTTGCCGGAAACCGGATTGGCCATCCATTCATTGATGCGCAAGGCCGTCGCATTCCCCAGCGTGGCCGCCGCCGAATTCGCCGCGCCGGGCGTCGGCGCACTCAATAAGTTCCACGTCCCGCCAATCTTGCCGATAGATACATTGGCAATCTGAAAACCGAACGCAACCGAATCCACCGTCTGCCCATTAGTGTTAAATAATGTCACCGTGCTCCCATCTCCCGGCAGCGCGAACCCCGTATTCAAATCCGTCTCGACACTTGTCGAAGCCGCACGTGAATTATCGCACCAGATCACCAGATAACCATTCGCAATGATGCTCACGCCGCCTGGGATAACCCATTGGTTTTGGCCCACGCTCAAGCTCATGCCGGACAAATCAAAACTCGTCGCGCCTGGATTATATAACTCCAGCCAATCGGGATGATTGCCGAATGCGTCGTAAACCGCGGAAGTATTTCGCGCCATCAACTCATTCAGGATCGGCCCCGAGTAAGTGCTGACATAATTACTCGCATCGGGGCTTGCCGTGCCGGGAAAACTTACGATGTTCGACGCCCCATCGGGCAATCGGCCTTCCGAAACACTTTCAAGCTGGTTCACAAAACTCACTCGATCAATTTGCTGTCCCGAATAGTCATAGAGCACAATCGCGTCGCCTGCCGCCGTCAGTTTGAAATCGAGATGATCCGGCCCCGCCAATTTATCCGCAAACAGTTGCACAAAACCATTGGCTGGAATGAACGACACCGAACGTATCTCAAACAGTTCATTGCTCGTCCCTAGATAAAGTCCAGTAAGCGCCACTGGCAAATTGGAAGCGTTATACAATTCCATCCAATCGCTGCCACCGGCGGGGGAATTCGCCAGCCATTCGTTGATGAACAGATTCGTCGCCCCGCCGGTTAGTGCAGGCAGATTGGCCGCGCCCGGCGTCGCAAAAGTTAATTGCCAGGTTCCCGCTGCGCCCACACGTCCGATGCTGAAATTGGCTAATTGCAAACCGAAACTGAACGCATCCACACGATTGGTCGAAGCATCGTACAGGAAAAGATTCTCGCCATTTTTGCTGAGATTGAAACCGCTGTGAAGTCCCGGCGCAGTGGTATCGCTATCGCACCAAACCACCAGGTAACCGCCCGCTGCAAGCGTCGTACCGCCCGGGAAAATATATTTTCTCGCGTTGCCGCTGTTGCTCAAACTCCAGTTCGCGATGTTCACCGCGTTGGAACTCGGATTATACAATTCCAGCCAATCGGGAAACGTGCCGCCGTTGGTGACCGCGCCATCGTTCTCCGCCATGATTTCGTTGAACCGAATATTGTTGCTCGCCGTAACCGTCGTGACGATTCCCGGCGAACCATTAATCGCCGTACTTGCGCGCCAGTTGGCCGGGTCATCGGGATCGCCATTCGGATTGATGATCTCCAACGAATAACCGCCGCCCGCCGCGCCCACCGGCCAGCCGGCCGCGTTGTTATAATTAACCGCGATGACCGTATTGCCATTCTGGTCCAGCAAAGCGACCCGCTGCCCGCTGTTCGATAATGAACCACCGTACATGCCCGCAACCACCAATCCCGGATAACGCGCCGCAAATGCCGCCGGATTGCCCGACGAACTGATGACCATCACGCCACCGGGCGCCAAAATCGTTCCGTTCGGAAAAACATAAGTCACACCGCCGAAACTGTAGCCGCTCATGTCCACATTGGTCGGCCCGATATTTTGCAATTCAATAAATTCAAAAGAACTGCCGCCGTTCGGTTCATACATCAACTCGGTAATGCGAATCGGCACACCCAGCAGCGCCACGCCAAAATCCCCTTCATTAAGCGCACTCCACGCGCCATTGAGCACCCGCGCCTTAACCACCGTCGAACCACTCAACACCAACGGCGTTCCATTGTGGTACGCAAATGCGCTCGGCGACACCGACCCCGAACCATAAGCGCGCGGGTCCGTTCCATTGGTCGTATAATATATGATGCCACTGGAATTGAGATTCGTCATCGTCAACCCAAAACCTACCGGCACATTTCCCCCCTGCTGGCTGAACACCGGCGCACTGACGTTGGGGAAAAGTCCGATCGCCCGATATTGATTCAACACATTCGCCGAGCGAATCGGAAAATAATTTGTCGTGTTTAGCGGCGCATTGGTGGCGAAACCCAAAAGATTGTTCAGTTCGCGCAGCCAGTGATTATTTCGCGTGTAATTAGTCGTCAACAGGTATCCGCCCCAGCGCGCCGATTCATCCACGATTGCATTGGTGATCTCCGTGATGCGCTTCATGTAATACGAAGCCGCGAGATTATTCTGCGGATGCGCCGGATCCCAAAACGAATTCGTAGGATTGATATAAAACAACCCACCATTGAAAAATAATTTTTGCAAATGGTCGGCGTAGCGCAGGCGAAACTCGGCATTGTTCGCGAGCGCCAGATAAATTTGCGCCGGGCTGCCGTCGGCATTCACCGTGGTCACATTTTCCGTCACGCTTTTCAAAACATGTTCGGCGTCCCATACGATGAACTTGAATCCATCGGTCGTGTTGCGATTGCGGATGACGTACCAATTATGCTGCGGCCAATCGTCATTGCCCGCCCAGTGATTGACGATCATGTAATCAATCAGGTTATCCACATCCACGTATTGCTGAAGCTGCTCATACTGCGCATTGTTGGTAAGGCCGGTATTGGACAACGCCAGCGCCGTATTCCACGCATTCGCATCTCCGCTCAACAATTCCAAACCGAACGTCGTGTTCTTAAGCACGTCATAATCCGTATTGGCGCCGCCAAAATAACTCGCCGCAAAATCATCGTCCGGCCGTTCGTGCAAATATTGAATTCCCCAATAAAGACCGTTGAGATACAGATGAACAAATTTCCCGTGAAACGAGGGGTGCCCCAGCGCGAGCATCAGGTCGCTGGTAAATTGATCTCGAACACACTGCGCGCGATAACGCTGGTCTTCGGGAACGCTGCCGCCGACGTAATGCCACCAATAATTGATGCCGCTGTCCACCACGAGCGTGTTGAAACTCTGCACTGGCGAATCAGGATAGAACGGAAAGTTCAACTTACCCGGGCCGTATTGGCTGGTGAATTTCAACCGAAACGAATGCTTGGCATTTTTCGCGGGATCGCGTTGCGACCCGCCTTGTATCTCGATACCGCAATCCAACTGTATCCCGCCCGAAGAACCATCAGGATAAATCAGCTCCATCGAGCAATCACGTTCCCAAAGCGGCCCGCGGTACGAATCCGATGTGGCATCGGACGTGTGCGTGTAAATGCCATTCGCCGGCCCAAACATGTCGTCAATCGAAGTCATGATCGAGAGCGTCGGCAGCGCCGTCAACCCGGCACGCACGGCGTTGGTGTATTGCGGATCATTGACGATGGTCGGATCCATTTCGTAATAGGCCCGCGAACCATTCACCACCTGCGAGGGCGTCGGCGTCCACACGTTACCAGTCGGATAGCCGGGCGGATTGTTTGGCTGTCGGATGATGCTCTCGACAAAAAGATAAGTCTGCGAACCGACAACCGACGGCAACAACCCCGGGGCAAACGCCGCCGCGCGCAAAGCCGTCGTTTGATTGATCGCAAGCGGCCCCGCATAAATAATTCCGTTCGTGGTCCCGCCGCTGATGCTCGGCGCGCTGCCATTGGTGGTATAAACAATCGTTGCTCCCGGCGTCGCCGTGGTCAGCAACAGATTGAAAGGCTGGCTGAAGAAGCCGTGCGGAACCGTGAAATGTACGTCGTCCACCAGACCGTTTAACGTGTTCGCACTATTGGGTCCACCAGGCGTTTGCACCGCAAAATAACTCAATCCGTTTACGTTATTTATTCCGTATGAATCATCGCTATGCTGCTGCGGATAGCTCGGCGCATATTCGTAAGCCACGCGCGGTGGGTAGTCGGCATTATACAAACCCAGGTAACCGGGAGAAGTGCTCAACGAAAAACTGGTGTGCAGATTCGCGCCCGGAACCGTGCGATTTTTTCCCGACGCAAAAATAACCATGTATTGCCCGGCTGCGATATTCGTCGCCGGAAAAATCCATTCGCCCGGCTGATCGGCTGCATCAGTCAGTGACCACCCCGCCAAATTCACCGATGTATTTCCGCGATTATAAATTTCAATCCAATCATCCAGCTCGGAATCTTCATCCCTCAAGCCATTGGTATTCACATTCGACGCAAGAAATTCATTGATGACCACGTTGGTCAATGCCGCGTCAGCATTGGCCGTGTCCAACCGCACTGTCCAGCTTCCCCCGGCGAAACGATTTCCCATCGGTGAAATATCCGCGATAGTATTTCCTGCTGCCCACGCTAATTGCACCGTTCCTTGCGCGGGTGAAACAAATTGAAAAACGTAAGGCCCCGCGCCGCTTCCCGTCACGCCCGTGGCCGGCGCGCCATTGATCAACAAATCACCCGCAACGACGTTCGTTACAGCTTCGCTGAAATTTACCTGCGCCTGCGTCAACTGGCTCACGATCGCGCCGCCAGTGGGCACAGTCGAAACTACCGTCGGCGGAATATTATCAACCAGCGTGTAAGTCCACGAAATCGAAGTATCAAAATAATTTCCCGAATTGTCAGTGATGCCGCTGTCCACATCCCAATAAACCAAAATCGTGCCCGCCAGCGGCTGGCTGAAATTAAAAACATAATTGGAACCGGAACCCGAAACCGTATTCGCGGGAATGCCATTGATCAATAAATCGGAAGCATCCACGCCCACTACGTTCTCACTAAAATTAACCTGAAGTTGTGAAAACGCATTGATCGTCGAACCCGCTGCGGGACTCAGCGACGCCACCTTTGGCTTGGTTGAATCCGGTACGATCACCGTGACCGTCGCCACCTGGCTCGTGACCGCGCCCCCTGCATTGGTCACGATCAATCGGTAATCTGCCGCGTCCGCCGCCGCGAGCGCGCCAAAATTCAGCACGTTCGTTTTGGAGCCGCTCACGTCGCCGGTGTCCGTTGCGGAAACATAAATTCCATTCGTGCCTTTCTGCCATTGATAAACCAGCGGCGTCGCGCCCGAAACTCCCGCGAACAACTGCGCGGCCGTTCCCGCATTCAATGTCGTGGACATCGGTTGAACGCCAATCGTCGGCGCAAACAACGGCGGCGATCCGAACGGCTGCACGGTCAAACTTCCCGAACCGCCGCTCGCAAAGTTCACCGGAAAATTCGCCGCCAGTTCCGGGTAATAATGCGTTCCCGCGCTCAAACTGACGCCTTCGATTTTCACCGAACTGAATACGCAGTTCTGATGCAAAATCATCACTGCGCCATTCGTCAAAATTAGCGCGCCCGCGCTGTTCAGATCGTAATCAGGCTCGATCCACGCAGGCCCGATTGGCGAACTCGCATTCGGCATCGCCGCCAGATAACCGGTATAATTCGGATCAACGGTAATACTGTTTGTGCCCAGCGAATTAAAACCCGAGCCCTGCAACCATCCGCATTGAACA
The genomic region above belongs to Verrucomicrobiia bacterium and contains:
- a CDS encoding lamin tail domain-containing protein produces the protein MKYYFSSLVLLLGLVWFSADAVAGASLTTTSVEAAGTDWTAAIWKTNGTGTAVSPVSGNTYTAISNGVSIGNGTSNTRIRNPANSGVQTFPGDSLTLNTNSELRAKQPGATLNFPGVSGNPGLILNGGMLNGGDDAIFPVTGVIKVAGQSYISHGANGGGGGISPNRAFKISGILTGSNNIVIINSGTTFPQQIAGNSNTFTGQWIVQCGWLQGSGFNSLGTNSITVDPNYTGYLAAMPNASSPIGPAWIEPDYDLNSAGALILTNGAVMILHQNCVFSSVKIEGVSLSAGTHYYPELAANFPVNFASGGSGSLTVQPFGSPPLFAPTIGVQPMSTTLNAGTAAQLFAGVSGATPLVYQWQKGTNGIYVSATDTGDVSGSKTNVLNFGALAAADAADYRLIVTNAGGAVTSQVATVTVIVPDSTKPKVASLSPAAGSTINAFSQLQVNFSENVVGVDASDLLINGIPANTVSGSGSNYVFNFSQPLAGTILVYWDVDSGITDNSGNYFDTSISWTYTLVDNIPPTVVSTVPTGGAIVSQLTQAQVNFSEAVTNVVAGDLLINGAPATGVTGSGAGPYVFQFVSPAQGTVQLAWAAGNTIADISPMGNRFAGGSWTVRLDTANADAALTNVVINEFLASNVNTNGLRDEDSELDDWIEIYNRGNTSVNLAGWSLTDAADQPGEWIFPATNIAAGQYMVIFASGKNRTVPGANLHTSFSLSTSPGYLGLYNADYPPRVAYEYAPSYPQQHSDDSYGINNVNGLSYFAVQTPGGPNSANTLNGLVDDVHFTVPHGFFSQPFNLLLTTATPGATIVYTTNGSAPSISGGTTNGIIYAGPLAINQTTALRAAAFAPGLLPSVVGSQTYLFVESIIRQPNNPPGYPTGNVWTPTPSQVVNGSRAYYEMDPTIVNDPQYTNAVRAGLTALPTLSIMTSIDDMFGPANGIYTHTSDATSDSYRGPLWERDCSMELIYPDGSSGGIQLDCGIEIQGGSQRDPAKNAKHSFRLKFTSQYGPGKLNFPFYPDSPVQSFNTLVVDSGINYWWHYVGGSVPEDQRYRAQCVRDQFTSDLMLALGHPSFHGKFVHLYLNGLYWGIQYLHERPDDDFAASYFGGANTDYDVLKNTTFGLELLSGDANAWNTALALSNTGLTNNAQYEQLQQYVDVDNLIDYMIVNHWAGNDDWPQHNWYVIRNRNTTDGFKFIVWDAEHVLKSVTENVTTVNADGSPAQIYLALANNAEFRLRYADHLQKLFFNGGLFYINPTNSFWDPAHPQNNLAASYYMKRITEITNAIVDESARWGGYLLTTNYTRNNHWLRELNNLLGFATNAPLNTTNYFPIRSANVLNQYRAIGLFPNVSAPVFSQQGGNVPVGFGLTMTNLNSSGIIYYTTNGTDPRAYGSGSVSPSAFAYHNGTPLVLSGSTVVKARVLNGAWSALNEGDFGVALLGVPIRITELMYEPNGGSSFEFIELQNIGPTNVDMSGYSFGGVTYVFPNGTILAPGGVMVISSSGNPAAFAARYPGLVVAGMYGGSLSNSGQRVALLDQNGNTVIAVNYNNAAGWPVGAAGGGYSLEIINPNGDPDDPANWRASTAINGSPGIVTTVTASNNIRFNEIMAENDGAVTNGGTFPDWLELYNPSSNAVNIANWSLSNSGNARKYIFPGGTTLAAGGYLVVWCDSDTTAPGLHSGFNLSKNGENLFLYDASTNRVDAFSFGLQLANFSIGRVGAAGTWQLTFATPGAANLPALTGGATNLFINEWLANSPAGGSDWMELYNASNLPVALTGLYLGTSNELFEIRSVSFIPANGFVQLFADKLAGPDHLDFKLTAAGDAIVLYDYSGQQIDRVSFVNQLESVSEGRLPDGASNIVSFPGTASPDASNYVSTYSGPILNELMARNTSAVYDAFGNHPDWLELYNPGATSFDLSGMSLSVGQNQWVIPGGVSIIANGYLVIWCDNSRAASTSVETDLNTGFALPGDGSTVTLFNTNGQTVDSVAFGFQIANVSIGKIGGTWNLLSAPTPGAANSAAATLGNATALRINEWMANPVSGNDWFELYNPNAQPVSLGGLYLTDDPSITDMTQFLVPALSFIGGHGWVEYQADGHPSNGPNHTGFSLNKDGETIHLYNEDLSQIDEVDFGIQAEGVSQGRLPDGGSNLVSFVSTPTPDASNFLPLPNVLINEVLTHASLPFEDAIELYNFSSNSVAVGGWFISDVATNFGKYRIPDGTVLAAGGYQVFYQDQFDTTNSSPFVLDAVNGGNIFLSQADAQGNLSGYRAQVSFGAAENNVSFGRFVTSDSVDFVAMSNHTFGADSPATVAQFRTGTGLANAYPKVGPVVFNEIMYYPVTISGGVPTENVNEEYLELFNTTSDEVTLYDPVFAANCWKIDGDVQYTFPRGVTLPPGGYLLVVGFDPVNDSASLANFRTKYGITNNVAIYGPYKGSLDDGGATIELLKPGTPEMAPSPDAGFVPYVLVESVSYSSAGLWPGAAAGTGMSLQRRALGSYGNEPLNWIACNPNPGSRNCINDTDGDGLPDDWELAHGLNPYSAAGDDGANGDPDHDGLSNLQEYLAGTDPHDAQSVFKIAAVSVSPNSVNFQFTGVGGHSYIIQYSDSLASGVWQTLTNIPASATNTTVQVKDSPNTNGAVRFYRLVTPGGS